A stretch of Tripterygium wilfordii isolate XIE 37 chromosome 11, ASM1340144v1, whole genome shotgun sequence DNA encodes these proteins:
- the LOC120008981 gene encoding 50S ribosomal protein L18 isoform X2: protein MLRHAVGKVWNKGVLTHGRDRLRTFLLVPNACFHNGKVHYSPRSFFGIEDFVDDDNSRPYTYQKGKKSKNPTKHISFKQRTVAFMEPFTLDVFISKRFVSASLTHRVTCKQVAVAGTNSKDVKAALKSRSDIPACIAVGRILSERAREADVYTASYTPRDRDKFEGKIRAVVQSLIDNGIDVKIYLE, encoded by the exons ATGTTGAGGCATGCAGTTGGCAAGGTGTGGAACAAAGGGGTTCTTACGCATGGACGAGATAGGCTTAGAACATTCCTGTTGGTGCCCAATGCTTGTTTCCACAATGGAAAG GTTCACTATTCTCCAAGAAGCTTTTTTGGGATAGAGGATTTTGTAGATGATGACAACAGCCGACCATACACATACCAGAAGGGTAAAAAGTCCAAGAATCCCACCAAACATATCTCTTTCAAACAACGAACCGTAGCCTTCATGGAACCATTTACACTCGATGTTTTCATCTCGAAGCGCTTTGTTTCGGCTTCACTTACCCATAGAGTAACATGTAAGCAGGTTGCGGTCGCTGGTACCAACTCTAAAGACGTTAAAGCAGCACTCAAGTCCCGGTCTGATATACCAGCTTGTATAGCGGTTGGCCGGATCCTCTCTGAACGGGCAAGAGAAGCTGATGTTTACACTGCTTCTTATACCCCTAGGGATAGGGACAAGTTTGAAGGAAAGATCAGAGCAGTGGTTCAGTCTCTCATTGACAATGGGATTGATGTCAAAATTTATCTGGAGTGA